The following nucleotide sequence is from Aedes aegypti strain LVP_AGWG chromosome 3, AaegL5.0 Primary Assembly, whole genome shotgun sequence.
ggactctaagctaaactgcgcactatggccctccgaacatttaggtcctccggaaatctagggggttggtgtcaggccctgcaagccaatcgtaaaaacacatcagcacaggaacgtcaacgagagaatacggaccggaacaatcggcaaagaccacagcgacgaaaatggactagcgattggaaactcggtacgtggaactgcaaatctctcaacttcattggaagtactcgcatactctccgatgtactgaagacccgcggtttcgacatcgtagcgctgcaggaggtgtactggacaggagcattggtgcgaacgtttagaggtaatcataccatctaccagagctgcggcgacacacgcgagctgggaacagctttcatagtgatgggtgatatgcaaaggcgcgtgatcgggtggtggccgatcaatgaacgaatgtgcaagttaagaatcaaaggccgattctttaacttcagcataatcaacgtgcatagcccacactccggaagcactgatgatgacaaggacgcattttacgcgcagctcgaacgcgagtacgaccgctgcccaagccacgacgtcaagatcatcataggagatttgaacgctcaggttggccaggaggaggagttcagaccgacgattggaaagttcagcgcccaccggctgacgaacgagaacggcctacgactgatagattttgccgcctccaagaacatggccattcgtagcacctatttccagcacagcctcccgtatcggtacacctggagatcacctcagcagacagaatcgcaaatcgaccacgttttgatcgatggacggcacttctccgacataaccgacgtcagaacctatcgtggcgccaacattgactccgaccactacctggtgatggtgaaactgcgcccaaaactatccgtcatcaacaatgtacggtaccgacgcccgccccggtacaatctccagcggctgaaacaaccggatgtcgccaatgcgtacgcgcagcatcttgaggcagcgttgccggatgagggcgagctcgatagggcccctcttgaggactgctggaggacagtcaaagcagccattaacgacgctgccgaaaacgttgtcggatatgtggaacggagctcaagaaacgattggttcgacgaggagtgccaggaggttttagaggagaagaatgcagcgcgggctgcaatgctgcagcatggtacgcggcaaaacgtggaacgatacagactgaagcggaaacagcaaacccgcctattccgggacaaaaagcgccgcctggaagaggtggaatgccaagagatggagttgctgtaccgttctcaagaaacgcggaagttctatcagaagctcaacacatcccgcaaaggcttcgtgccgcgtgctgagatgtgccgagataaggatgggagcatcttgacggacggacgcgaggtgatcgaaaggtggaagcagcactacgatgaacacctgaatggcgcagagaatacaggcacagaaggtcaggacagcgaaggcgatggctacgtcagcacagcggacagcggaaatcaaccagctcccacgatgggggaagttaaggatgccattcaacagctcaagaacaacaaagccgctggcaaggatggtatcggagccgaactcatcaagatgggcccggacaggttggccgcttgtctgcatcggctgatagtcagaatctgggaaacggaacagctaccggaggagtggaagcaaggcgttatatgccctatctacaaaaagggcgacaaactggagtgtgaaaaccagatcttttccgtgcggaaaatcctccagaaatgccgtgagtaccaggtccctacgcaccatttgttcatcgatttcaaggcggcatacgatagtatcgaccgcatagagctatggaaaatcatggacgagaacagctttcccgggaagctcacaagattgatcagagcaacgatggacggtgtgcaaaactgcgtgaagatctcgggcgaacactccagttcgttcgagtctcggcggggactacgacagggcgacggactttcgtgcctgttgttcaatattgcgcttgaaggtgtcatgcggagagccggacttaacagtcgaggcacgattttcacgagatccggacaatttgtttgcttcgcggacgacatggatattattgggagaaaatttgaaacggtggcagatttgttcacccgcctgaaacgcgaagcaacaagagtcgggctaatggtgaatgcgtcgaaaacaaagtacatgctggttggcggaactgagcgcgacagggcccgcctaggaagcagtgttacgatagacggggataccttcgaggtggtggacgagttcgtctacctcggatccttgttgacggctgacaacaatgttagtcgggaaatacgaaggcgcatcatcagcggaagtcgtgcctactatgggctccagaagaaactgcggtcaagaaagattcacccccgcaccaaatgcacgatgtacaaaacgctcataagaccggtagtcctctatgggcatgaggcgtggactatgctcgaggaggacttgcaagctcttggggttttcgaacgccgagtgctaaggacgatcttcggcggcgtgcaggagaacggcgtgtggcggcgaaggatgaaccacgagctcgctcaactctacggcgaacccagtatcgtgaaggtagctaaagctggaaggatacgctgggcagggcatgttgcaagaatgccggacaacaaccctgtaaagatggtgttcgccacgaatccggtcggaacaagaaggcgtggggcgcagcgagctaggtggattgaccaggtacaccaggacctggagagcgtgggtcacagtcgaggatggagagaagcggccatgaaccgagggaattggcgaaatattgttggcgaggctttatcaagataattgatgtaaagccaaataagtaagtaagtaatctTTCAGATGAAATTCGATTTCTCCATTTGCATAAAAGTAAACATAAGTTAAAACAATATCAAAGTATTGAATTTTAGCAAATATACTTTCCGATGCAGCCAAAATATCGCTGGATAAATACAGCTCAACGAGATCACTACCGCGAAACCTTCACACGGACGCCATATTTTTTGCACAATGTGCTTCAGAAGAACGTATTACTTGCACATACTTTGAATATGTTTCAAATGCTATATATATGATACAAATAAAACTAATGATTTTGGCAATTTGAGCAATGTATGTGCAAATTCACATGAATTGAAGGAAGCTATTTTCTTGAGTGtaggcttaaactcaaattttgggtgtattttgatttccgtgtcccttccgaaatgtcagataggaacaaccccagtgttgaaactaaaacccctgtggtgtttttgtcgactaagcgaacgtcaaacatgatctcaagtgtcaaggttcatttatggacccaatttttaaattaaagtttaaatatgttatagccgttatttgaccgattaaaaaatgctaaaatagttgaattaacatgctttttcggttttttaaataaaaacaaaattttattaaaaattttaggacccaattgcgcttcttgaattaaggtgattaaatgaagttcaatcgcgcttagtacctccactattggtacatctaccctaatctaaccccgtacacttaacagaatttatttaaattatgttttgaattttttggaagcatttgaaaaGACTTCCTATGCCTTGCCATGTAAAGGAATCGGAGCTTcgcgcatagggtcaactgtggtattTGCTTCCGTCATCGCGAATAAGTTATAATTTCTTTTACAGAGTTTGAAGAACCTGATGAGTAAACAGAAGAACTCGATGAGTTAATTTCATTAAAACTATCTAACGCTATCTGGGGGAGGGAGACGGTctgacatagtgttacggttcatacaaaaatttaaaaatttccatacaaaagctgttacgtgggggagggagggggtccaaaattggcaaattttagCATAATTTGGCGCGCCGTAAGAAGGCTCATGGACgcgcgagaaaattttctttcaacTGCTGTTACTAGCAGCAAACAACCCCTAACAATTCCATAGAAACGGTAGATTGAAGAAcagagcttagcttagcttagcttagactgactacacatatcaatggttgctattccgtgattgaccgaagtcagtgaaaatgcacaaagaatcaactagaagttcggctgggattggccataatcttcttcagtgtgcataattcagtgcctctatttatacagggtcaataacggcgccggccacgtccttgcagtcaggtgggattggaggaaggaatgttagtgtgtaacctttgctatttggagaccgtgtttgcctctgcatctccacaaaggttactgggaaggatgtttgttaatggggaggatcgttggatcaaaggattcactttgataagtgattagaccatgatagttttttgtcaaatataaatatgtttttatgaaaatataatattttcatttgatatgaacaattgggttaattctacgactggcgtgaggtgacaattgtcggtgtcgtatagcgaggtgacaattgtcgactcgagtgaagtgactctccatttgatttacacggcgagtcacttcactcgagtcgacaattgtcacctcgctatacgacaccgacaattgtcacctcacgccagtcgtagaattaacccaaatttctatgtagaggaaaattatgccgacacttgaggtgacgaactattcaaagtttgttgaacaaatatctaaatgtaacattactacagctgtcaggacgaaagcatgtgttattatattttacttaggctgatacaaatatttattttcttttatgtccgagaccacttgaaaggtacgagggggggggataaaaataaataaggaacaaaaaaatataaatgaaaaaaaagttatttttttgaatttttatttttaacgttagttgttaaacttttatcAATTATCATCtgaatcattattttacctgttttttgctttacaaattaaaaaaacctaactgatgtcaaaaaaaatatgaatcttttttttttctccccttcaaaattttcggattttcgaaggggggggtgacataaaagaaaattaatatttgtatcagccttatttgaaaagaaacaaaaactcgattggctggaacatcatagaaaactcttattcttatgccgacacttacagtggcgaaccatccaaagtttgttgaataaagtgaacctttcgcaagtctacacttgtagtgtcgaaccattcaaagttttttttataattacaaaaataaagataaaaaaggggtgttttgaaaacaaaaaaatgtcaaacataaataattcatgaattagagtttatgtcgacactcacagtgacgaaccattcatagtttgttgaaaaatcatatttgaaaagaaacaaaaactcgattggctggaacatcatagaacactcttattcttatgccgacacttacagtggcgaaccatccaaagtttgttgaataaagtgaacctttcgcaagtctacacttatagtgtcgaacctttcaaagtttttttataattacaaaaataaagataaaaagaaaggggcgttttgaaaacaaaaaaaaatgttaaacataaataattcatgaattagaatttatgtcgacactcacagtgacgaacccttcatagtttgttgaaaaatcatatttacgtcctaccgttgtatcgattaaatgtgcaggtatacatattttatagattagaaatagtagcatgaaacgagctcaccaattgatccgtcatccttgactgagcagcaacaatccacattcagcttagctcgtttgctcggctatataaaagcactcagagaaaataggcgcacgacccgagagggaaaacaactgacgactgctcgggctttcttgacgcactgccaaggtgcaatcgtcaaggtcgaagatcaaacagaactaaccgatcgcggaactttttcacttcactcaaccgacgcgcgacatgtttgatcctgccttcgtcACCTgctcccacaggagcaagcgtcaaggtcaatatatcaaacagaactcgcaaaaccgaactgtcctggggcttcacaaagcactacccagcaaggcgctccaaaactggggaaaaaaaattctccggcaacgaaaatacgcgcgaatccgtcagcaaaatcaatcggacgacgcaaaaccgaactgttctgcttgggcttcacaaagcactcatCTAGAAACGGTAGATTGAAGAACAGAGTACACAAACTTGCCAGCTAACCAGCTTGTCAGCTGTCACTTCCACTTCCCCTGCAGCTGACCTCActtcgcacccactgactgcctAGATTGCTGAACCTTCACTTCAATAAATCTTGGGTAATCCATTAGggaaaaaaaacggaaaaaaacTAAGTCacttccttaaggtgaagatgaatcgaagccaaagttcaaattttcaagagcacaaatctggagaaccaaacatctatttgagctaaaaacctaatcgattcgtcaccaccagctggtgaacaatcgattaagttttcagcttaaacggatgcttggttctccagatccgtgctcttgaaaatttgaactttggcttcgattcatcttcaccttaaagcgtCCAAAATACGGCCGTTAccctattttttacattccgctttGGTAACACGGCAACACtacactgcactgtgacgtcacgcatcaattttgataggtactggtcctgttgtttacagtttggacttagtacttttttcgaatcattcttaatttcgtgaaagtttgctgcgagaaGAGGTCAAacccactgcagatacccacggatcgtattattctatcttcctaccgtggaaaatcgtcaccatcagcatgctggtgatagaaaagcgaagatgaaaaaatgatggaaaaaagactaagtccgaaacgtaaacaacaggaccagcagctgtcaaataagtgaggttaggctcgtcatatgcagcgctctacaCTAAGCTACAGAGAGCAGGCTAAACCCTATAGTGCACGTAAATATTCTAAGAATATAACTTCCTAGAATCTAGTCAAGTAAGTCCAAATACCTCTACTTACCGTAAACGATTCGTTTCCAATCTTCCACCTCCCGCCGTGCCAGCAACAGCATCTTCTGCTGTTCCAGCTGGACATGATAGCAAATCTCCTTTTCCGCCTCTTCCTGTCAAATTATAATGAACGTCGTACTTTTCCTATCTTACATCAAGCTTATCAGTTTTGCCTTACCGCTATGGAATTTATCAGGTCATCTTCGTTTGCAtccattttgctgatttttgaatcaagaaattttttctcaaaatttccgaTTTTCAACTGCTGCTCTTTTTTCTGATCGAAAAAGTGAGTGTCAGGGCCGCCGCCGGGGGTGCTCAACTATTTTCTTTGCCATGCCAGAAAGCGAGTCATGCGCGTGCAAAAACATAGAAAACATCGAACTGTCAAAAGTTGCATCAAAACAAAACCGGATCGGATTGAATTGCGCTGAATTTTGTGCGGGAGTTCGAAATAATATCAAGAAATCGCTGTTTTCAACTTAATTGCAGTTACTAAAATATATTATCGGTAAATTATATTGTGAGGAATATTGCAATATCTTTGACAGTGTAAAACCAACGCCAAAATGAGTGAGGAAGATGAGCGTACTCTCTGGTGTGGAAACCTTGCGGAGAAGGTGACGGAGGAGCTGCTGTACGAGTTGTTCTTGCAGGTGATTATCGGGGGAGAGTGGGGCACGATCGCCATTCCATGCaaactattttaaaataaagTAGAATCTGATCCCCTATGTATACAATAACTGACGGCTCTATCTAGACGACTCATGTAGATTCAGAATGAAAACAACGTCATGGACTTGAATTTGAAAACTTTCAGAAATGTATTCGTAATTCGTATTAAAGCAtgtatttagtatttttttttttggttttaatgAGACCTTCGTACTTCGGCCCATATGGCGATCTTGCCCTATACCCCTACTTAAAATCAATGGTACATATTTGAATTGACTTCAAACTATTTTGTAGGCCGGTCCGGTAGAAATGGTAAAGATTCCCCAGGACAAAGATAAACGCCCCCGATCGTTTGCATTTATAACCTTTGCCCATGGAGCCTCGGTGGAATACGCTATGAACATTTTCGACGGCACAAGGTTGTTCAATCGGCAGCTGACGATACACAAGAAGAGCAAAAACGGACAAAACGCAGGATCGCCAAAGGTGAACAATCCCCAGCAGAACCGTGgccaacagcaacaacaacaacagcagcagcaccagCAGATGAACCTCGGAAACATGCCGAACCTGGCCCAGATGCAGTTTGCCAACATGAGCCCGGGAGCAATGACCCAGATGATGATGCAGGGAATGATCAATCAGCTGAGCCAACAGGTGCTGGCCAATATGGGCAACATGCCGCAGAATATGCAACAGAACAAAATGAACCGTAACGATCGCCAGCAACACCAGCAGCAGAAGCCATACTCTCGGGAGAGGGACAGAGACCGGGGTGACAATTTCTCCGGTCGGGATCGGAACGAAGGGGGGGACCAGATGTTCTCCCGGGATAGGGGCAACGGTCGCGGTGACGGAAACAAAAAGCGAAGAAACGAGTATCGTGGAAGGAGATAACATGGGGGAGACTTCGATTGGACTTTTTCGTATTTTATCCACTGTATGTCTTGAGATGAATATGgcgaaataaatttaatatatcTTATGTTATGGCTCATTCCACGAGAAAAATACGTTGACTGTCTATTGGTGGTAGCAGATCACTTTCTGAAGACTTGTTCACTATTTTAATGAAAGTCttaaaaaagtctctatttttagtGGATAGTATCTAAAGGTTTTTAAtataaatcaacattattttgcAGTGATTCCTGGAGAAAGATTTTCGAGGATCCAGAgtaaataattttaaagcaaCATACTAATCGCGTAGAATCTAGAATTCCTATAGAATACTTTCAAAGCCTCCTCGCTGCAGAAATTCAAGCAAATCCTTCACAATCTGCATCTGGAAATCCTCGAGCACTCCAACGCTACTATCTATCccaggattccttcagagattttccactAATTCTTCCACCGATATCTGCAGTTGTTACCTACAGAAAAACCACAAAATTTTATTCCagtttccagaaattcatttcgggttttttttttcaagaatccccaaaagaattcctctaggagttcccaCGCCGATTTCTCTATTCAAATCAACCTTAGTTTCTCCAAGGAATTGCTCttaaaattccttgagggattATACCAGGAAATCTATTGAGAAcacttctaggaattcctcagtaaattcgttcaggaatttcttaagttCTTTCGGTAATTCATCTAGGTATTTCTCCATTACTTTAGAGAAAGATGGGCTTTGTAACCGTGCGGTTAGcca
It contains:
- the LOC110678397 gene encoding RNA-binding protein 7-like, encoding MSEEDERTLWCGNLAEKVTEELLYELFLQAGPVEMVKIPQDKDKRPRSFAFITFAHGASVEYAMNIFDGTRLFNRQLTIHKKSKNGQNAGSPKVNNPQQNRGQQQQQQQQQHQQMNLGNMPNLAQMQFANMSPGAMTQMMMQGMINQLSQQVLANMGNMPQNMQQNKMNRNDRQQHQQQKPYSRERDRDRGDNFSGRDRNEGGDQMFSRDRGNGRGDGNKKRRNEYRGRR